The sequence GCACCGTAGTATGTCATCGTCACAATCGATCCGCCGTCTGCCATCAGCGGGGCAGCAGCGAGAGCGACCTGCGTGAGCGAAAAGGCACTGATCTCGAGTGCCGTTGTAAATGCCTCGCGCGTTGTGGCGATGAATTCGCCCTCGAGCGCCTCGCGGGGAGCAAACGCTATTGAATGCACGACAAAGTCGAGCCTACCGTATTTTGCCTTAACGGCATCAAATGCAGCATCGACGGTCGCCTGGTCACTTACATCGCACGGCACGACGAGCGAATCGTCGAGCGTGCCGGCGAGTTCCTCGACATTCTCCTTGAGCCTCTCGCCCTGATAGGTGAAAGCCATCCGAGCTCCGTGCTCAGCACACGCCGCAGCACACGCCCAAGCTATCGAACGCTTATTAGCGACACCGAGGATCATTCCGATCTTGTTTTCTAACATAGGTTTTGGGTGTTAGGTGTTAGGTTTTAGGTGTTAGCTTTTTGGTCTAACACCTAACACCTAAAACCTAGCACCTAACGCTCCTATTCACTAACGTAAACCTTTTGCAGCATCTCAAAATCGAGCATCCTGATGTCGATATCGACGGGCGTGTCTGTGAACCGGCGCGTTGTCAGGACACCGCGAAGCTGTTCTTCCTCGTCGTGAGTTAGCTGCGTGACGAGGACCAGCATTAGTTTGAGCCGCAGGCGGCTCTTCATATCGGCGAGATTTTTCTTTGCCATGGCCGCTTTCTTGAGCATCGACTCGATCTTTTCCTGCCGCACGTCGGGCACGACGAGGAACGCTACCTCGATGCAGGTGATCAGGTCCTGATCGATCAGGATACCGTCAAATGGGATCTTCCCAATGCTGACGTGCCGCATCAGCGGCAGGTTCTCCTCCTGCTGAACCTGTCGCAGGGCCAGATCCTCGGCGACGATATACGCCGACAAGAGGTCGGGCAACTGATCGCTGCCGACATTGAGCAGCCGGGCCAATTCGCGCACTTCGACATTGACGTTCTGGCGCTGCACCTCGGGCATCGCGGCGTCCCAGCGGATAAATTTGCGGTCATCCAACGCCGCGAGCCGCCGGCTGTGCGTGATCTCGATCAGTATCGCGAGAATGAGGACGAGTATCGCCGCGACGACTAGCATTGCTGCGATCCAGTTCTGGTCGCGAAAGGCAAAGACCGCACCCGCCGCCAACAGAGCGAACAGCACCACGGCCGCCGCGATGAGCGGATAGTTGGTCTTGCGCCGCTCTACGCGGCTGAGCGGGTTTTTGCCTGAGCTTGCCATGAATTGCCTCCGGCTTTTGCTGGAGGTAACGATCCGGAAAATTCTCCGGCCTCAGCCGAAATTGGGCTAAAGCCCGAAGTTGTATTGACAGCCACCCTCCACCTAAGGGTGGCGGCAATTCAAAAAGCGTTAAGCTGCCGTTGCGCGTTCGAATGGAATGTCGTCAAAGTGCGTCATCAGCTTGAAGTCCTTGAATCGCTGATTGATCTCGGTGTAATTCAGTGCATCGACGCGCTCGGTGCCAAACTTCTCGACGTTGAATGACGCCATCACTGAGCCATAGACGCATGCCCGCCTCAGCACATCGTCATTGATATCGTTCTGGGCGGCAAGATAGCCCATAAAGCCGCCCGCGAACGTGTCGCCCGCGCCGGTCGGATCAAAAACGCTTTCGAGCGGATATGCCGGCGTCGTGAAATAGCCGTCTTTTGTAAACAACGTCGCGCCGTATTCGCCGCGTTTGATGACGACGGCCCTCAGGCCGTAGCCGAGGATCAACCGAGCGGCCTTATAGATGCTCGGCTCACCGGTCAACTGCCGTGCCTCCGCGTCGTTGATGATCATGCAATCGACGGCCTTGATCGTGTCTATCACCGCGTCCTTCATCGACGAGATCCAGAAGTTCATCGTGTCCATCGCGACAAATCTGGCGTCGGCGCACTGTAGGCGAACGTCCTTTTGCAGCGACGGCAGGATATTTGCGAGGAATAGCATATTGGCGTTCTTCGATCTATCGCTCAGCTTCGGCTGGAACGTCTCGAATACGTTCAATTGCGTGTCGAGCGTGTGTGCCGTGTTCATGTCGTAATCGTAACTGCCGCTCCAGAAGAACGTTCGCCCGTCCGGCACGACCTCGATATCGTCGGTATTGATCTGGTGCCGCCGAAAAACGTCCCATTCGGCCTCGCCAAAATCGCCGCCGACCACGCCCACGGCGTTCACCTCGGTAAAGAACGACGCGCTCAATCCAAAATGTGTCGCCGCACCGCCCAAAATCCGCTCGCGCTTGCCAAATGGCGTTTCCAACGCATCAAACGCGACCGATCCAACTACTGTTAATGACATAAATTTAAGAAGCCAGAATTCAGAAGCCAGAAATCAGAAAAAGGCTTCTCTGCTGACTTCTGAATTCTGATTTCCGACTTCTACGATTCTACACGCCACGGCGGATTTTTGCGATTTTCGCCGGCGTGGAAGAGGCATATTTTGTTGCCGTTAGGGTCTTCTAGGTATGCCTGACGCCAGAGCCATGGGCGATCGGTCGGGTCTTCGTCAAATTCGAGGCCGAGCGATTTGAGGCGTTCGACTTCTGCGTCGATGTCGTTGCATTCGAAGTAGAGAACGACATTATTCAACGGCGTGTGCTCGTGAAATTCGTTTACCGACAGCGTCGCCTCGCCGTCGGGGCACTCAAGCCGCGCGTATCGCGGCAGCGAATCGACGATCCGCCGCAAACCGAGCTTCTCAAAGAACTCGACCGTCTCGACCGTCTTGTCGGAATAGATCGTGACTTGGTTGAGGTTCATATGAATTGCCACTAGCTTTAGCTAGTGGACAGGTTCAATCAAAAAAGACCCGGCTTTAGCCGAATCTTTGGGCTAAAGCCCGGAATCATTTTGGGCATCTAACCACTAGCTAAAGCTAGTGGCAACTCATTTTCCCTTCATCTCCGCGAGCGTTTTCTCGGCGTCGCCCTTGAACTTACTCTCCGGATACTTATCAACGATCGTTGAAAGGTACGCAACGGCGTCGGCTTTGAGCTTTTCGGGGGCATATTTTTCCTTTTCACGCTCGCTCTTGAGATTCACCTTCTGCTTGCCCTTGCCCTCTGAGAGGTAATAGCTGCTCATGCCGGCGATGTAGAGAAACTCGTCGATCGCCGTAAACTCGGGATACGCCGCGTAAGTCTCTTCGAACCGGTCGATCACCGACTTGTACGCCTTTTTGAGCGGCGAAAAATACTGCTTCGCAACGTCGAGGTTATGCTTAGCATCCCGCTCCATGATGACATCCAGCACCGGTGCGACATTGCGCTGGGCTGAGGCCGATGCGACGAATAGGACGAATGCGACGAATATAAAGGCTACACGCTTCATAGAATGGTCAGATGATTCAATGTCGTCAATCGTTTACTTTGGCCGATACTTGCCGATGATCGCCTCCAGCTTCTTCGCCGTCGCTTCCGGCCAATGATCCGGGGCGGTGAAGATGGCGTTTTTGATGGCGTCGCGGTATTGGTTCGGCGTCTCTTTGGCGGCGAGGCGCGTGACGGCGTCTTTTAGGACGAGCTGGGCGTTGCGGACGTTCTTGTTGAGATATTCGACGACCATGTCGATGGTGACGGCGTCGTGGTCGGTGTGCCAGCAGTCGTAATCGGTCACGAGCGCGAGCGTCGCATAAGCGATCTCGGCCTCGCGGGCGAGCTTGGCCTCCTGCAGATTGGTCATCCCGATGATGTCCATGCCCCATTGGCGATAGACGTTGGATTCGGCGACGGTCGAGAACGCGGGCCCTTCCATACAAAGGTAAGTTCCGCCGCGGTGCGTCTTGACGCCGACTGTATTACACGAGGCCTCGAGAATGTCGCCAAGCTCATTGCACACCGGATGCGCAAACGTCACGTGCCCGACGATGCCTTCGCCAAAGAACGTCGATTCCCGTGCCCTCGCCCGCGTCCTGTCAAAGAACTGGTCCGGTATCACAAAATCCGTCGGAGCGTACTGCTCCTGCAAACTGCCCACCGCCGACACCGACAGGATGTACTCGACGCCCAGCAGCTTCATCGCGTAGATGTTCGCCCGGTACGGCACCTCGGTCGGCAAAAACTTATGCCCCCGCGCATGCCTCGGCAAAAATGCGACCGTCACGCCGTCCAGCTCGCCCACAATAAACGCATCCGAAGGCTCCCCAAACGGCGTCTCGACCGCCTGCTCCCTCACATTCGCGAGCTCCGGCATCTGATACAGCCCCGAGCCGCCGATTATTCCGATGTTTACTTTTTCCATAGTCATACAGGCGGAAACACGAGCAGTAGCGAGTGTGCCCCGTCGTATTTATTCAACCCTACAGGGCACACTCCCTACCGGTCGTGTTTCTGCCTGCTCTCTCACCGCAACTATTCTCCCATCAACCTCAACCAATCTCCCCAACGGCATCTCGACGTCATGATAAAAGTGACAGATCCAATTCTCTTCGACCGCTTGCGGCAGGATACGTTTTTTGAATTCCAGCGTCTCGGTCGGGTACAGGTCGTAGCTCATTATCCACGGATACGGCACGTGATGCTGCGTCGGGACCATGTCAAAGAAGCCAAATAACGTTTCGTCGCCGCGCGTGAGCTTTATCGTCTGCATCGTCTCACTGTGGCCGCGGACCGTTTCGACGATCAGGCCATCAACCGGTTCGTACCGGTCGGGCATTAGATCGAGCTGACGGCTTTCGATGAGCGGCTGCCAGTTCTCTGACAGGTAACTCGCCCGGTCGCGCTCGTGCGGCGATTCGGCTGCGGCAAACTCGCTTCTTGAAACAAGATAACGAGCATTTGGGAACACCGGCTTGAGTACCGCTTGCGTAAAACCACCCGCTACCGCAGGTGGTTCTGACGTATTGCCGCCGGCGTGGTCAAAGTGCAGATGCGTGTTGATCACGATATCGATCTCGTCGGCTGTGCTGCCGGTAATGTCAAAGAGCGTCTCGCCGAGCGGTTTCTTTCGGTCGATGCCGTAGATCGACCTTTCTTTCGGCGTCCATTTGTCACCCATGCCGGTCTCGATGAGGACCTTCTGACTGCCGGTGTCGATAAAGAGGCAGTTGCAGGTTAGCGTGACGCGGTTTTTGTCATCAGGCGGGAAAACTCGCTCCCAAAGAACGCGAGGGACGACACCGAACATCGCCCCTCCGTCTAGTTTGAACTCGCAGTCGGGGATTATCTCGACGCGATAGTCACCGATCTGCATCCGATCACTTCTTCTTAGCGTCCGGCTTTGCGGGCGGGGCCGGCTTGACCTCCACCTTTGGAGCACCGGGCGCTCCCGGTGCGGCCCCCGGAGGCGCTCCGGGCATCTGGGTCTGCTGCTTTTGCCTGAACTCTTCGAGCTGTGCATCCGTGACCTGCGGAATCTCAAAGTCCTCAGGTATCTGGACATTATTCGTAGCGATCAGCTCGTCGATCAGCTTTTTGTCCTTCTCCTCTTCGAGCTTGGCTTTGACGTAGTCCCTCAGCGGCATCTCGCGCGAATTCGGTTTGTCGGGATCCTTTACGCCGGTCGAGATCAGGATGTGACGAACGTCGTAGGTCTCGGTCGTCTTACCGTCCTTTTCCTGCGGTTCGAGCTTGCGTTCGAGCTTGACGATGTGAAAGCCATAGTTCGTCTCGACCAGCTCGGCTGCGACCTGCCCTGGCTCGAGGGCTAGGGCAGCGGCCTCGAACGCAGGGACCATTCGGCCCTTGCTCACGTCCTTGTAAAGCCCGCCCTGCGGCGTTCCGTCAACGCCCTTGTTGCCGGGATCCTCGGTAAACTCATTTGCCAGCGCCGCAAAGTCCTCACCGGCCTTTGCACGGTCGAGGATGCCCTGGGCCTTTTCACGCTTGGCGGCCGGATCGAGCTCGGGATGAGCGGCAATATACTCGTCGATCTCAGCGTCAGTGACCTTGGTCCGCTCGGCTGAAGCCTCAGCATACATCCGGGCGAGAAACTGCGCCTGCTGCAGCTTTACCTGAAGATATGTCTTATCAACGAACGCTTTATCGAGCTCACCGGAAGCGGCTTTCGCCTCAAATTCGTCGGTATAGATCCGCATCTTGGCGAACATCTCTCTCGCCTGCGTCCGCTCCTCTTCGCTGATCTCGCGATCCTTCATTTCAGGACTGCCGGCCTTCATGATCTCGATCTTGGAGTTGAGGTAATCGGTAAACTCTTCCTCGTGGCTGCGAGCTTCCTTATCACCGCCGAGGCCGAGTTTGCTCATCAAGCTGTCGAGAAAGCCCTGCTGCCCCGCCGGTGCTGCAGCTCCCCAGTATGCGTTGATCTGATCCTCTGTGATGAAGCCGAAAGGCGGCATCGGCCCTTTGTCCTTATTGATCTCGCGGTCGTAGTTGACAGCAATGACCTCGGCCTTGATGCTGCGGAGTTCCTGCCGGTTAGCTGACGAATCGGCCATGCCCTCGCGCTGTGCCTCGCTGGCAAAGGCTAACATCTGCTTTAGCCCCTCCATCTGCTTCTTGACCGTGTCGGGATCCTCATTCCAACGCTTGATCAGCATCGGATTGTTCTTGGCGACATCGGCCAGAAGCGATTCGACCTCTGCCTTCGAGATCGAATTGTACGATTCTGTCGCGTGTCCGCCGACTTTCTTTTTCCAGGCCACCAGGCCTACGCCGATCAGCAATATCACGCCGATCAGGATCAATGCTTTAGTTAGGTTATTCAATTCTCCGGTCCTCTCTTACTTGTATCTCCGCGTTAGCGCCAAACGGGCATAATAACAAAACACCGCCGATATCACTAATCCGCGCTGCCGTCCAGTGTCTGCACAAGTTCAAGCAATACGCCACCGGTTGAAGACGGATGTACAAATGCGACCAGACAGCCCTCGGCCCCGACACGCGGGGCCGCATCGATTAAACGCATGCCGCGGCCCTTTAGTTGCGCCAATGCGGCCTCGATATCGTCCACCTCGACGGCGATATGATGAATGCCGCTGCCGCGTTTCTCAAGAAATTTGCTGATCGGCGAGTCGTCGCTCGTCGGTTCAAGAAGCTCCACGCGGCTCTCTCCGATCGGCAACATTGCTACACGGACTTTTTGGTCCTCGACCGTCTCGCTATGGACGTGTTCCAGACCAAGAGCGTCCTGCCAGAAGGCGAGGGCAGCGTCGATATCCTTAGTTGCGATGCCTAAGTGGTTTATTTTCATACAGATAGATCCGAAACGACCATTCGGAACGCGTGCCGCCTGTTCCGGCCGTGTTCCACCCCTAGGCGGAACGCTGTAAACCATTGATATCAGTTAACTTATCACCTATTTTTCAGCGTGTTCCACGAATTTCGCGCAAAAAACAAGGCGCGTTACACATCTCCGCTCAAAAGTTCCTCTACCGCCGAATATGGGTCCGTCGTTTTGTCCGCAACCATAGCTGCAAGCTCGTCCAGCCGGTCGCTTGCCGCATTACGGTTTAGAAGATCATTTACGAGCCGTTCTCTCAGCAGTTCCGTCAGCCGCCAGCGGGCGATAGAGCGGCGTCGTTCGCTGTTTTTGCCTTCGCCGGCCTGAAATTCGAGATATTTCGCGATAGCAGCGGCGAGGTCGTCAATACCTTTGCTTTCGGTCGCGACGGTCTTGACGATCGACGGATGCCACATATCAGGGCGATGCGCAAGCGATAGCAAGGCCTCAAGCTCCTTTTGCGTGCGCAATACACCCTCGCGGTCCGATTTATTGATGACAAAAACGTCGCCGATCTCCATTATCCCGGCCTTTATCGCCTGAATGTCGTCGCCCATGCCGGGCACCAGCACCACGACCGAAACGTCCGCCGTCTTTACGATCTCGACCTCGTCCTGGCCGACGCCGACGGTCTCAACGATCACTTTGTCGAAACCGGCCGCATCCAATATCGCGACAGCGTCAACCGTCGCACGCGACAGCCCGCCCAGATTCCCTCGCGTCGCCATCGAGCGGATAAAGATATTCTTGTCCGTCCCAAGCGCCGACATCCTGATCCGGTCACCAAGGATCGCCCCGCCCGAGAATGGCGACGACGGATCGATACACACAATGCCCACTTTCTGGCCCTGATCCTTGTAATAGAGCGCAAGTTTATCGACCAGAGAGGACTTTCCGGCCCCCGGCGCACCGGTAATGCCGATGACCGACGCTCTGCCCGTCTTCGGAAAGACCGCTTTCATCAACTCCGCCGCCGCATCGCCGCCGTTCTCGACAAGCGTGATCGCGCGGGCGATCGAACGAGGTTGACCATGGAGGAGTTGTTTAAAAGATTCGCTTTTAGTCATTAACTATCAAGAATCTTCGCATTCTATCGATAAAGTTAAAAAGGCGAGCTCTCTTATGCTCGCCGAGGAACTCCAAGATCGTCACAGATCTTCTTTGCTAAGTATTCTTTGATCTCGCGGTGGCGCGGCACCGCGGTCATCTGCCCGCTCTTGGCGTTTTTGTAAACAGAGTGCTTTCCGCCTTCACGAAACAGGACACAGCCTGTCCGTTCAAGATGACGAACGAGTTCCGTTCTCTTCATTCGCTAGGCCGCCTCAAGTATCAGGTCCTCTTTGGTGGCTTTTGGGCTCGATGCGAACCTCTGTTCGGCGTCCTCGCGATAACAGTCCAGCAGCATCTCGACTGCATCCTTAAGATTCTCGCGAGTTTCAGCTAGAGTTTCGCCCTGAGTATTGGCTCCCGGCAATTCGGCCACATAGCCAATAAATCCACCTTCCTCAGCTTCCTCATAAATAGCTGTGAATTTGAGTTCGTGCATATTTCGAATTATATCTCACACGACGGAGAAAGCGCCGATAATCACCTGCGCTTCCAAAAAAGGTCAATGTTCTCAAACTACATCTGCCCTTCGTCGGCCGACGGCCCGTAGATCGACGGGACGGGGATGTCGTTGAGGCGGAGATAGACCGAAAGCTGGCCGCGGTGGTGGATGATGTGATTCATCACGAATGAGCGCATCACGGCGACCTTTGGCATGGTGAAATACACCTGATCGCCGTTGCGCATCGTCCAGTCGGTAAAGAAGGTCTCATCCGAGGTTGACGAAAGCACATCTTTTGCCTTTGCGACGTGATCGTCAAAGAACGCGAGCAACTCGTCCGTCGTCGACGGCTCGAAGGGCTTGAAATCGGCCGTCGCAAAATCGAGCACGTCCTGCGTCAGCGTCTCTTTTGTCCAGCCGAACATCTCGGCGACGTGAACGGCCAGCCGGCCCATCGTCATTGATTTTTCGTGCGGCTTCCAGTCGAACTTATCGGCCGGAACGCGCGAGAGACACTCACGTGCGACCTTTGCCTCATTGTCCATCTCCGCCAAAAACGCCGTCGCCAAACGGCCTGTACTTGTGCCTGTAGAACTCATAGTTTTTTCTCCTTGGGTTAGATCAGGGGGTGAGTTTAGCACAGTCGTTGCAGAAGTGCAACAGGTGAAACAGACAAGTTAGTGATTCAGTTTAGATCCAGCCATCGGAGATGGCGTAAGCATGTAGCCTAGGGCCATAAGCCCTGGGGAAGAGTGCGGAGCGATTAAAGAGCTATCGTAGATAGCGAGAGACGGCTTGTCGCCTTGTCGCCCGTTACACGGGCTTTTTTTATTACGCCTGCCTCCCCAGTCCTTGCGGACTGGGCTACATACCGACGCCATCTACGATGGCTATGAATTCAAACTAATCCGCCGTCAGGTACTTTGTTTAGAAAGCCTTAAGCAGGCTCTTAGCGATGACGACACGCTGGATCTCGCTAGTGCCTTCGCCGATGGTGCAGAGCTTTGAGTCGCGCCAGTATTTTTCCGCAGGGTAGTCTTTGGTATAGCCGTAGCCGCCGTGGATCTGGATGCCTTCCTCAGAAACGCGGACGGCGGTCTCAGAGGCGTAGAGTTTTGCCATTGCGGACTTTTGGGTTACAGGTTTGCCCGCGTCCTTCGTAGCAGCCGCCTGTAATGTGAGCAGGCGGGCACACTCGATCTGCGTGGCCATATCGGCGAGCTTGAACTGGATCGCCTGGAATTCGGCTATGGGTTTACCGAACTGCTGACGTTCTTTTGCGTATTTCACCGCAGCCTCATACGCCCCTTGCGCGATGCCGACGGACAGGGCAGCGATCGAGATACGGCCGCCGTCGAGGACCTGCATGCATTGGAGGAAGCCTTCGCCCTCAGTCCCGAGGAGATTTTCTTCCGGAACGTGGCAATCCTCAAACACCACCGACGCCGTTTCGCTCGCACGCATCCCAAGTTTGTTTTCCTTCTTATCGCCGCGAAAACCGTCCATCGATTTGTCAAAGATGAATGCCGAAATCCCGCGATTGCCCTTCTCTTTATCAGTTACCGCGACCGCGACGAGCGTGTTGCAGGCGAGCGCGTGAGTGATGAAGTTCTTTGAGCCGTTCACCGTCCAACCACCGCTTGAGCGAACGGCGTTCGTCCGCGTCCCCGCGCTGTCCGAGCCGGCCTGCGATTCCGTCAGGCCCCAGGCACCGAATGATTCGCCCTGCGCGAGCGGGACGAGATATTTTTGCTTCTGCTCCTCGCTGCCGAACATGTAGATGTGGTTCGAGCAGAGTGAATTGTGAGCCGCGACCGACAGGCCGACCGAGCCGCAGACGCGGCCGAGCTCCTCAATGATCGTCGCGTATTCGACATAGCCCATTCCGGCCCCACCGTATTCCTCCGGGAAAACAACGCCCATCAGGCCGAGTTCGGCGAGCTTTGGCCGCAATTCTTCGGGAAAATGCTGCGATTCATCCCATTCCATCACGCAGGGCCGGATCTCGCTCTCGGCGAATTCGCGGACGCTGTGTTTGATCTGTAGCTGCTCGTCTGAAAGTTCGAAGTTCATAAGGCGATATAACGATCCATTATGTTCGCATAACAAATAGTTTTACACAAGGATATTGTGTAAACTCGGTGTATGCACGAGAAGATACTGCGAACCGACGACGAGATCAGGCAATTATTGAGCGAGGTAAAGACGATCGCCGTTCTCGGCATCAAACCCGAAACCCACGCCGGACAGCCCGCGTTTTATGTGCCGAAATACATGGCCGATAACGGCTACGACATCATTCCCGTGCCCGTCTACTATCCAGAGGTTACCGAGATATTGGGAAAGCCTGTTTATCGCGATCTGAACGATATACCCGGTGAGATCGATATGGTCAACGTCTTTCGCCGCAGTTCGGACGTGGCTAAACACACGTTTGAGATATTGCAGAAGAAGCCAAAGGCCGTCTGGCTGCAACTTGGGATACGCGATGACGAGGCGGCTGAGAAATGGGCTGAGGCGGGCATCAAGGTCGTGCAGGACCTTTGTTTAATGGTCGAGCACCGCGCACTGATCGACGCTTAATTGGAACAGGATGCACAGGATTGACAGGATATCTTATTTATCATGTTCATCCTGTAATTTTTTTAACTTCCTCTACCGTCAATTCGCGTGATGCCCCAACTTT is a genomic window of Chloracidobacterium sp. containing:
- a CDS encoding type II toxin-antitoxin system HicA family toxin, which encodes MKRTELVRHLERTGCVLFREGGKHSVYKNAKSGQMTAVPRHREIKEYLAKKICDDLGVPRRA
- the mce gene encoding methylmalonyl-CoA epimerase, which codes for MCMKINHLGIATKDIDAALAFWQDALGLEHVHSETVEDQKVRVAMLPIGESRVELLEPTSDDSPISKFLEKRGSGIHHIAVEVDDIEAALAQLKGRGMRLIDAAPRVGAEGCLVAFVHPSSTGGVLLELVQTLDGSAD
- a CDS encoding MBL fold metallo-hydrolase, which codes for MQIGDYRVEIIPDCEFKLDGGAMFGVVPRVLWERVFPPDDKNRVTLTCNCLFIDTGSQKVLIETGMGDKWTPKERSIYGIDRKKPLGETLFDITGSTADEIDIVINTHLHFDHAGGNTSEPPAVAGGFTQAVLKPVFPNARYLVSRSEFAAAESPHERDRASYLSENWQPLIESRQLDLMPDRYEPVDGLIVETVRGHSETMQTIKLTRGDETLFGFFDMVPTQHHVPYPWIMSYDLYPTETLEFKKRILPQAVEENWICHFYHDVEMPLGRLVEVDGRIVAVREQAETRPVGSVPCRVE
- a CDS encoding DUF664 domain-containing protein; protein product: MDNEAKVARECLSRVPADKFDWKPHEKSMTMGRLAVHVAEMFGWTKETLTQDVLDFATADFKPFEPSTTDELLAFFDDHVAKAKDVLSSTSDETFFTDWTMRNGDQVYFTMPKVAVMRSFVMNHIIHHRGQLSVYLRLNDIPVPSIYGPSADEGQM
- a CDS encoding enoyl-ACP reductase — its product is MLENKIGMILGVANKRSIAWACAAACAEHGARMAFTYQGERLKENVEELAGTLDDSLVVPCDVSDQATVDAAFDAVKAKYGRLDFVVHSIAFAPREALEGEFIATTREAFTTALEISAFSLTQVALAAAPLMADGGSIVTMTYYGAEKVVMNYNVMGVAKAALEASTRYLAADLGKNNIRVNAISAGPINTLSARGVKNMGSLLSYVGEKSPLKRNVTAGEVGNTALFLVSDLASGITGETIYVDCGYNIMGI
- the meaB gene encoding methylmalonyl Co-A mutase-associated GTPase MeaB, which codes for MTKSESFKQLLHGQPRSIARAITLVENGGDAAAELMKAVFPKTGRASVIGITGAPGAGKSSLVDKLALYYKDQGQKVGIVCIDPSSPFSGGAILGDRIRMSALGTDKNIFIRSMATRGNLGGLSRATVDAVAILDAAGFDKVIVETVGVGQDEVEIVKTADVSVVVLVPGMGDDIQAIKAGIMEIGDVFVINKSDREGVLRTQKELEALLSLAHRPDMWHPSIVKTVATESKGIDDLAAAIAKYLEFQAGEGKNSERRRSIARWRLTELLRERLVNDLLNRNAASDRLDELAAMVADKTTDPYSAVEELLSGDV
- a CDS encoding VOC family protein; translation: MNLNQVTIYSDKTVETVEFFEKLGLRRIVDSLPRYARLECPDGEATLSVNEFHEHTPLNNVVLYFECNDIDAEVERLKSLGLEFDEDPTDRPWLWRQAYLEDPNGNKICLFHAGENRKNPPWRVES
- a CDS encoding CoA-binding protein; translated protein: MHEKILRTDDEIRQLLSEVKTIAVLGIKPETHAGQPAFYVPKYMADNGYDIIPVPVYYPEVTEILGKPVYRDLNDIPGEIDMVNVFRRSSDVAKHTFEILQKKPKAVWLQLGIRDDEAAEKWAEAGIKVVQDLCLMVEHRALIDA
- a CDS encoding sugar kinase; the encoded protein is MSLTVVGSVAFDALETPFGKRERILGGAATHFGLSASFFTEVNAVGVVGGDFGEAEWDVFRRHQINTDDIEVVPDGRTFFWSGSYDYDMNTAHTLDTQLNVFETFQPKLSDRSKNANMLFLANILPSLQKDVRLQCADARFVAMDTMNFWISSMKDAVIDTIKAVDCMIINDAEARQLTGEPSIYKAARLILGYGLRAVVIKRGEYGATLFTKDGYFTTPAYPLESVFDPTGAGDTFAGGFMGYLAAQNDINDDVLRRACVYGSVMASFNVEKFGTERVDALNYTEINQRFKDFKLMTHFDDIPFERATAA
- a CDS encoding acyl-CoA dehydrogenase family protein, producing MNFELSDEQLQIKHSVREFAESEIRPCVMEWDESQHFPEELRPKLAELGLMGVVFPEEYGGAGMGYVEYATIIEELGRVCGSVGLSVAAHNSLCSNHIYMFGSEEQKQKYLVPLAQGESFGAWGLTESQAGSDSAGTRTNAVRSSGGWTVNGSKNFITHALACNTLVAVAVTDKEKGNRGISAFIFDKSMDGFRGDKKENKLGMRASETASVVFEDCHVPEENLLGTEGEGFLQCMQVLDGGRISIAALSVGIAQGAYEAAVKYAKERQQFGKPIAEFQAIQFKLADMATQIECARLLTLQAAATKDAGKPVTQKSAMAKLYASETAVRVSEEGIQIHGGYGYTKDYPAEKYWRDSKLCTIGEGTSEIQRVVIAKSLLKAF
- the bamD gene encoding outer membrane protein assembly factor BamD, whose amino-acid sequence is MKRVAFIFVAFVLFVASASAQRNVAPVLDVIMERDAKHNLDVAKQYFSPLKKAYKSVIDRFEETYAAYPEFTAIDEFLYIAGMSSYYLSEGKGKQKVNLKSEREKEKYAPEKLKADAVAYLSTIVDKYPESKFKGDAEKTLAEMKGK
- a CDS encoding peptidylprolyl isomerase, whose product is MNNLTKALILIGVILLIGVGLVAWKKKVGGHATESYNSISKAEVESLLADVAKNNPMLIKRWNEDPDTVKKQMEGLKQMLAFASEAQREGMADSSANRQELRSIKAEVIAVNYDREINKDKGPMPPFGFITEDQINAYWGAAAPAGQQGFLDSLMSKLGLGGDKEARSHEEEFTDYLNSKIEIMKAGSPEMKDREISEEERTQAREMFAKMRIYTDEFEAKAASGELDKAFVDKTYLQVKLQQAQFLARMYAEASAERTKVTDAEIDEYIAAHPELDPAAKREKAQGILDRAKAGEDFAALANEFTEDPGNKGVDGTPQGGLYKDVSKGRMVPAFEAAALALEPGQVAAELVETNYGFHIVKLERKLEPQEKDGKTTETYDVRHILISTGVKDPDKPNSREMPLRDYVKAKLEEEKDKKLIDELIATNNVQIPEDFEIPQVTDAQLEEFRQKQQTQMPGAPPGAAPGAPGAPKVEVKPAPPAKPDAKKK
- a CDS encoding type II toxin-antitoxin system HicB family antitoxin, coding for MHELKFTAIYEEAEEGGFIGYVAELPGANTQGETLAETRENLKDAVEMLLDCYREDAEQRFASSPKATKEDLILEAA
- a CDS encoding S-methyl-5'-thioadenosine phosphorylase; this encodes MEKVNIGIIGGSGLYQMPELANVREQAVETPFGEPSDAFIVGELDGVTVAFLPRHARGHKFLPTEVPYRANIYAMKLLGVEYILSVSAVGSLQEQYAPTDFVIPDQFFDRTRARARESTFFGEGIVGHVTFAHPVCNELGDILEASCNTVGVKTHRGGTYLCMEGPAFSTVAESNVYRQWGMDIIGMTNLQEAKLAREAEIAYATLALVTDYDCWHTDHDAVTIDMVVEYLNKNVRNAQLVLKDAVTRLAAKETPNQYRDAIKNAIFTAPDHWPEATAKKLEAIIGKYRPK